The DNA region CGGCGACGCCGTACGCCGTGCACGACCGCCTACGCTCACAGACCCCGGGCGACCGGAACGCCCCTTAGGGGGCGCGGGGAACTGCGCGACAAGCCACAGCCGACCCGCAGCCCCCTCACACCCTCAGAGCGCACCACCTGGGCCCCGCGCAGCGGCCCCCGGCGACTACCACTTGCCCGGGGCGTAATCCTTCAAGAAGACCCCGAACAGGTCCTCGCCCTGTTCCCCCCGCACGATCGGGTCGTACACCCGAGCCGCCCCGTCGATCAGATCGAGCGGCGCGTGAAAGCCCGCGTCCGCGAGCCGCATCTTGTCCGGATGCGGCCGCTCATCGGTGATCCACCCGGTGTCGACGGCGGTCATCAGGATGCGGTCCTTCTCGAACATCTCCTGGGCACTGGTGCGCGTGAGCATGTTGAGCGCGGCCTTGGCCATGTTGGTGTGCGGGTGCCCCGCACCCTTGTAGCCGCGGTTGAAGACGCCCTCCATGGCGGAGACGTTCACGATGTACGTCCGGTCGGCCCCTGCGGCCGCCATGGCCGCACGCAGCCGGCTGATGAGGATGAACGGCGCGGTGGAGTTGCAGAGCTGGACCTCCAGCAGCTCGACCGGCGTGACCTCCTCGACGGCCTGGATCCAGCTGTTGGTGTCGTGCAGGTCGGGCACGAGGCCGCCCGCGTCGATGGCCGTACCGGCCGCGATCCGCTCCAGGGAGGCCGAGCCGGAGATGAGCGCGAGGCCGGTGACGTCCTCGGCGGTCAGCGCGCCACCCCCGGCGACCGGAAGCGCGGACACCGCTCCGGAGCCGAAGGTGCCGATCACCTCGGCGGGCGGCAGTTCACCGGCGGGCAGCGGCCCCGACTCGGCGGCGAGCAGTTCGCTGTAGGCCCCCGGGGAGCGGCGTACGGTCTGGGCGGCGTTGTTGATCAGGATGTCGAGCGGGCCCTCGGCGGTGACCGAGTCGGCGAGCGCGACGACCTGGGCGGGGTCGCGCAGGTCGATGCCGACGATCTTCAGGCGGCCGATCCACTCGTCGCTGTCGGGCATGGCCTTGAAGCGGCGGATGGCGTCGTTCGGGAAGCGCGTGGTGATCGTGGTGTGCGCGCCGTCCCGGAGCAGCCGGAGGGCGATGTACATGCCGATCTTGGCGCGGCCGCCGGTGAGCAGAGCGCGCTTGCCGGTGAGGTCGGCGCGGGCGTCGCGGCGGGTGCGGTTCTCGGCGGCGCAGTTCTGGCAGAGCTGGTGGTAGAAGTAGTCGACCTCGACGTACCGCGCCTTGCAGATGTAGCAGGAGCGGGGGCGCTGGAGTATCCCCGCGATCTGGCCCTCGTCCGTCACCGACGACGGCAGGATGCCCTCGGTCTCGTCGTCGATGCGCTGGGCGGAGCCGGTGGCCGTGGACTCGGTGACCGCCTTGTCGTGGGCGGTCTTGGCGGCCCGGCGCTCCTGGCGGCGGCGCTGCTTGACCGTGCGGTAGACGCCCGCGGTGGCGCGGCGCACGGCGACGGCGTCGGGGTGGTCGACCTCGATCTTCTCGAGTTCGTCGAGCACGCTGAGGCAGACGGCCAGCCGCTCCGGGTCGATACCGGGACCGTACGAGCCCTCCGGAGCCATAGCCGTGTCCACGGCGGGGGCCGCCGGGCTGTCCTCTGTCACCGTCATCGCCGTTGCCGTTTCTGGGGTTCCGCGCCGCGCTCGAACCGCGCTCGCTTTCGAAGGCGGAATTTTACGGAGTCCAGGGCAAAGGCACCAAACCCGAGATGATCACCGGTCTCTTCCGGGGCCCGTGGCGGGCGGTCCACGGGCCCCGGAAGCGGCGTCTCAGGGCATGCAGGCGGCGAGCAGTTCCTCCACCTCGGCGGTCAGCGCCTTGGCGAACCGGTCGAGGTCCGGCACGGCCTCCGCGTCGGCGACGAGACCGTAGTGGACCCTCCCGCGGAAGGTGGAGACCGCGACCGCGAGGGACTGTCCGCGGGCCAGCGGCGCGAGGGGATAGACCTCGGTGAGCGGGCAGCCGCCGAGCTTCATGCCGAGGCTGGGCAGCGGGACGCTGGTGACCAGGATGTCGAAGAGCAGCCGGGCGGCCTGGCCGACGACGGGCCCGCCGAGCCGGTGGCCGAGCGCCGGTACGTGGTCGGCGAGCAGTGCGACGGCGCCCGCGCCCCGGTTGGGGCCCGCGTCCTTGTTGCGGTTCATGGCCGTACGGACCGTGTCGAGCCGTCCGAGCGGGTCCGGGTCGTCGACGGGAAGCCGTATCAAGTAGCCGGAGAGCCGGTTGCCCTGCGGGTGGGCGGTGCGGGGGCGGCGCCGCGAGACGGGGATCAGGGCCCGGGGCGCAACGCCCTCGCTGCCGTCGCCGCGCTCGTCGAGCCAGCGGCGCAGGGCTCCGGCGACGACGGCGATCAGCACGTCGTTGACGGTGCCGCCCGCGCTCTTGCGGATCGTGTGGATCTCGTCGAGGTCCACGTTCACGCCCGCGACACGGCGGGTGCCGGTCGGCTCGGAGACGAGGGCGGAGGAGGACCGTACGCCCCAGGTGGCGCGGGCCACGGAGGCGCCGATGTCGAGGGCCCGGCCCACGTCGGAGAGCGTGCCGCGGACGAGTCCGGGCAGCTTGCGCACGTCGGGGAGTAAGCCGCGCGAGGCCTCCTTGGGGCGGGGGCGGGGCGTCGGCATGTCCATGGGGTCCATGAGTGCCGCGGCAAGGGTCAGTGCCCGCAGTCCGTCGGCCAGCGCGTGGTGGAACTTGAAGAGCACGGCGAACGAGGTGCCGTCCACACCGGGCACGACGTGGGCCTCCCACGGGGGCTTTCCGCGCTCCAGGGGGCGTTGCATGATCGCGCCCGCGGCGGCGTGGAAGTCCGCGACGGGTGCGTGCAGCCGGATGTGGTCGAAGGGCTCGAAGTCGGGCGCGGGTTCGCGGGTCGCTCCGCCGAAGGCGAAGGCCAGCGGCTGCCGCAGGTCGAGCGGCTGCCAGATGTCGCGGATCCGCATCCGCAGCCCGGGGACGCCGGCGGCGCGGGCCGCGAGGAGGTCGGCCGCGTGCGGGGCCGCGGCGGGTGAGTTGGCCGCGAAGATCCCGAGGGCCCCGAGGTGCATCGGGTGCTCCGCGGACTCGATGTTCCAGAACGCCAGGTCGAGAGGTGCGAGAAGGTCAGAGGTCAATGGCTTGGCTCTCGCGTCGACGACGGGTGAGCCAGCAGTCAATCCCGCGCAGGCGATTACGGTCAAGTACGATCAAGCTACGCTCAGTTAACAGCAGATTAAGTCCCGCCACCAATGGCGGTGGCGGGACTCGTGTGGCCTATGAGGTCAGGTCAGTGGGCGAAGTCACTTCAGGACGGGCGGCGCGGCGTCCGGGGCCGTACCCCAGTCGGACGGCTTCCCGCCCACGGTGAAGGCGAGCTCACGGATGCCGCGCAGCTCACCGGTCGTCAGGTACGTACGGTCGTGTGCGGCCCCGTCACCATGTACCGACCGGATGTACCGGCGCCCGTCGGAGACGTCCGGCCCTGCCGTCACGGTCAGCGCGCCGAGCGGGTGGTAGCGGCGGTCGAGGGCCAGGTCGACCCGTTCGAAGACCGGTGTGGACAGGCCCCAGGTGTCGAATCCGGGCTGTACCGGGAAGATGCCGATCGACGACAGGACGTGCCAGGCGGACATGGTCCCCAGGTCGTCGTTGCCGGTCATGCCGGTCGGCGCGTCCGTGAAGAGCGTCAGTGCGGCGTGCACCACGTCGGTGGTCTTCCAGGGCGTGCCGGTCGACAGATAGGTGTAGGGGGCGATCAGGTCGGGCTCGTTC from Streptomyces sp. NBC_00258 includes:
- a CDS encoding wax ester/triacylglycerol synthase family O-acyltransferase translates to MTSDLLAPLDLAFWNIESAEHPMHLGALGIFAANSPAAAPHAADLLAARAAGVPGLRMRIRDIWQPLDLRQPLAFAFGGATREPAPDFEPFDHIRLHAPVADFHAAAGAIMQRPLERGKPPWEAHVVPGVDGTSFAVLFKFHHALADGLRALTLAAALMDPMDMPTPRPRPKEASRGLLPDVRKLPGLVRGTLSDVGRALDIGASVARATWGVRSSSALVSEPTGTRRVAGVNVDLDEIHTIRKSAGGTVNDVLIAVVAGALRRWLDERGDGSEGVAPRALIPVSRRRPRTAHPQGNRLSGYLIRLPVDDPDPLGRLDTVRTAMNRNKDAGPNRGAGAVALLADHVPALGHRLGGPVVGQAARLLFDILVTSVPLPSLGMKLGGCPLTEVYPLAPLARGQSLAVAVSTFRGRVHYGLVADAEAVPDLDRFAKALTAEVEELLAACMP
- a CDS encoding SDR family NAD(P)-dependent oxidoreductase codes for the protein MTVTEDSPAAPAVDTAMAPEGSYGPGIDPERLAVCLSVLDELEKIEVDHPDAVAVRRATAGVYRTVKQRRRQERRAAKTAHDKAVTESTATGSAQRIDDETEGILPSSVTDEGQIAGILQRPRSCYICKARYVEVDYFYHQLCQNCAAENRTRRDARADLTGKRALLTGGRAKIGMYIALRLLRDGAHTTITTRFPNDAIRRFKAMPDSDEWIGRLKIVGIDLRDPAQVVALADSVTAEGPLDILINNAAQTVRRSPGAYSELLAAESGPLPAGELPPAEVIGTFGSGAVSALPVAGGGALTAEDVTGLALISGSASLERIAAGTAIDAGGLVPDLHDTNSWIQAVEEVTPVELLEVQLCNSTAPFILISRLRAAMAAAGADRTYIVNVSAMEGVFNRGYKGAGHPHTNMAKAALNMLTRTSAQEMFEKDRILMTAVDTGWITDERPHPDKMRLADAGFHAPLDLIDGAARVYDPIVRGEQGEDLFGVFLKDYAPGKW